The following are encoded together in the Neomonachus schauinslandi chromosome 15, ASM220157v2, whole genome shotgun sequence genome:
- the LOC110593302 gene encoding C-C motif chemokine 14-like, which yields MIISQHLLSPGASEVPTRAALLLQQLPTRRIKFSPTRRMKVSMAAISLFVILLVTCALGRKAEFSSRGPYHPAECCVGYVAHAIPRHRITGYYETSSQCARPGIVFITKKGHSICANPSDAWVQDYIKDLGRNE from the exons ATGATCATTTCTCAACACCTCCTCAGCCCAGGAGCCTCCGAAGTCCCTACCAGGGCAGCTCTCCTCCTGCAGCAGCTCCCCACCAGGAGGATAAAGTTCTCCCCCACCAGGAGGATGAAAGTCTCCATGGCAGCCATCTCCCTCTTCGTCATCCTCCTCGTCACCTGCGCCCTGGGGCGCAAGGCTGAATTCTCCTCAC GAGGACCTTACCACCCGGCCGAGTGCTGCGTCGGCTACGTTGCCCACGCAATCCCACGTCACCGGATCACAGGTTATTATGAGACCAGCAGCCAGTGCGCCAGGCCTGGCATTGT CTTCATCACCAAAAAGGGCCATTCCATATGTGCCAACCCCAGTGATGCCTGGGTCCAGGACTACATCAAGGACCTGGGGAGAAATGAGTGA